In a genomic window of Candidatus Omnitrophota bacterium:
- a CDS encoding DegT/DnrJ/EryC1/StrS family aminotransferase: MKKINVGNIEIGERERRAVIKVLDSGRISEGEKTREFEKRWADYIGSKYCVATSSGTAALITVLTALKYLHALEGRPKVITSPLTYISDANALTLTGFKPIFVDVDPVTFCITPENIRNYLRKAKDKSEYSMILAVDLMGYPARLDEIKKIAQEYNLLVIDDAAEAHGSVYRGKKCGSNADAGVFSFYIAHNLSAGEMGAITTDNYELYHFCKKVKTNGRYCKCDICLRHQEKCPSLRGYSGEGDFDPRFLHDIVGYNFKITEFQSAIACVQIEDVNKIIKKRQDNLSYLNQGLKELSGILQLPLFSKNVSYLAYPVVIKKPEVISRRELRIKLEKNGIETRPIFGCIPTQQPAYSHLKEEYASVLPNADYIGANGFYIGCHQYFKRRDLDYIISTFKKIIKERNA, from the coding sequence ATGAAGAAGATCAATGTCGGTAATATAGAAATCGGAGAGCGAGAGAGGAGAGCAGTAATAAAGGTGCTGGACTCCGGCAGGATATCTGAAGGAGAAAAGACCCGTGAATTCGAAAAGAGATGGGCAGATTATATCGGCTCGAAGTACTGTGTTGCTACAAGTTCAGGTACTGCAGCGCTTATTACTGTGTTAACTGCTTTAAAATATCTGCATGCATTAGAGGGGCGCCCCAAAGTTATAACTTCGCCCTTAACCTATATTTCAGATGCCAACGCTCTTACTTTGACAGGTTTTAAGCCGATTTTTGTAGACGTGGATCCGGTGACTTTCTGCATTACTCCCGAAAATATAAGGAATTATTTAAGGAAGGCTAAGGATAAATCTGAATATAGCATGATTCTGGCTGTAGATTTAATGGGATATCCCGCCAGATTAGATGAGATAAAGAAGATTGCGCAAGAATATAACTTACTTGTTATTGATGATGCGGCGGAAGCACATGGTAGTGTTTACAGGGGTAAGAAATGCGGTTCTAATGCCGATGCGGGAGTATTCTCTTTCTATATAGCACATAATCTCTCTGCAGGAGAAATGGGTGCAATTACTACCGACAATTATGAGCTTTATCATTTCTGTAAGAAAGTTAAAACCAATGGCAGGTATTGTAAGTGCGATATATGCTTGCGTCATCAGGAGAAATGTCCTTCTTTACGAGGCTATAGCGGAGAGGGAGACTTTGATCCGAGGTTTCTTCATGATATTGTGGGTTATAATTTCAAAATTACGGAGTTCCAGTCTGCTATTGCTTGCGTTCAAATAGAAGACGTTAACAAAATTATTAAAAAAAGACAGGATAATTTAAGTTATCTCAACCAGGGGCTAAAAGAATTATCAGGAATATTACAACTTCCTCTTTTTAGCAAGAATGTAAGTTATTTAGCTTACCCTGTGGTTATAAAGAAACCCGAGGTTATTTCGCGTCGCGAATTAAGGATTAAGCTCGAGAAAAATGGGATAGAAACTAGGCCTATATTTGGGTGTATCCCTACTCAGCAACCGGCTTATTCTCATCTAAAGGAAGAATATGCTAGTGTTTTGCCGAATGCAGACTATATTGGAGCAAATGGTTTTTATATCGGTTGTCATCAATACTTTAAACGACGAGATTTGGATTATATAATTTCAACATTTAAAAAGATAATTAAGGAGCGCAATGCATAA
- a CDS encoding GDP-L-fucose synthase, with product MHKKSRIFVSGHTGMVGMAVVSLLRKEGYRNLILRSSQELDLRNQAKVSSFMHKEKPEYVFLFAARVGGIQANISHPAEFLYDNIMIEANIIESSYRLGIKKLLYLGSSCAYPRECPQPMKEEYLLTGKPEPTNEGYALAKIIGLKMCEYYNQQYGTNFICLVPPNLYGPGDNFDLANSHVIPALIRKFVEAKRYNLPHVEVWGTGLARREFLYTEDVALACLYFIKRYDAKNFPCFVNIGYGKDLSIKELAGIISDKVGYKGKILWDKVIPEGMPRKLLNNSKARKLLWKPKTTLDDGIVKTVLWYKNNYLDY from the coding sequence ATGCATAAGAAATCGAGGATTTTTGTTTCCGGGCACACCGGTATGGTAGGTATGGCCGTGGTGAGTCTTTTAAGGAAAGAAGGATATCGTAATCTTATTTTGAGGAGTTCACAAGAATTGGACTTGCGCAATCAGGCTAAAGTTTCAAGTTTTATGCATAAAGAAAAGCCTGAATATGTTTTTCTATTTGCTGCTAGAGTAGGAGGAATTCAGGCGAACATTAGCCATCCTGCAGAATTTCTTTATGATAATATTATGATTGAAGCCAACATAATTGAATCTAGTTACCGCTTGGGAATAAAAAAACTGCTTTATCTGGGAAGTTCCTGTGCTTATCCCCGTGAATGTCCTCAACCGATGAAAGAAGAATATTTACTCACCGGTAAGCCTGAACCGACTAATGAAGGGTATGCTTTGGCCAAGATTATTGGTCTAAAGATGTGCGAGTACTATAATCAGCAATATGGCACTAATTTTATCTGTCTTGTTCCGCCCAATCTTTATGGGCCAGGGGACAATTTTGATTTGGCTAATTCGCATGTAATTCCTGCTTTAATCCGTAAATTTGTTGAAGCTAAAAGATACAATCTTCCTCATGTCGAAGTATGGGGTACGGGCCTGGCGAGAAGAGAGTTTTTGTATACGGAAGACGTGGCTTTGGCTTGTTTGTATTTCATAAAACGTTACGACGCTAAGAATTTTCCTTGTTTTGTAAATATAGGCTATGGAAAAGATCTTAGCATAAAGGAGTTGGCAGGGATTATAAGCGATAAGGTTGGCTATAAAGGTAAAATCTTATGGGATAAGGTAATTCCTGAGGGCATGCCTAGGAAACTATTAAATAATTCTAAAGCCAGAAAACTTCTCTGGAAACCGAAGACCACTCTTGATGATGGTATAGTTAAGACAGTTTTATGGTATAAGAATAATTATTTAGATTATTAA